In Pseudomonas sp. PDNC002, the DNA window CGGTTCTCCACCAGGATGACTTCGTAGTCATCGGCATCGACGCCCTGCTGGTAGTCCGGCGACAGGCTGATGAGGGTGTTGAGCGCCTGGCGCGGCATGTCATAGGCGATGACGATGATCGACAGCAGCGGACGCTTTTCGGAAGGCGATGTCATGCCGATTTCACCCGGCTCAGCGAATGGTCGAGGAAACGGAAGATGTGCGGATGCACGGTGCCCAGCAGGATCGGTCGCACGCTGGGCGGATTGCGGTTCTCACCGCGGATCTGTATGTCCTGCTGGTCGAGCAGCTTGTACACCCGCTCGCGCTCCTCGCGCAGGGTGCCGGTGGTCACGCCGCCGTGGAACTGGTGGAACGAGCCTTCGCTGTAGAGCAGGTAGAACGGCGTGTCGGGGTATTCCAGCAGGCGCTTGTACAGATCCAGGTTGGCGTTGCCGCCGCCGAAATCGTTGTAGCGCGGGTTCACGCCGCCGAGGGCCCTCCACTTGCGCATCGACATCGCGATGAAGTTGCTCTCGTAGTTGGCCTGGAAGAATCCACCCTGGCAGGAGCCGCTGAGCACCGCGATGTCGAACAGGCGATAGCCGTTGCTCGGCCACTCGATGCTCTGTAGCAGTACCTGCTCGGCGTCCTCGTTGTAGCCCTCGTTCACCGCCACCTGCTGCAGCTTGTGGCCGATGTGGTAACCGGGCACCGAGACCGCGGCCTCCGGGGCCAGGCGGAAGGCATCCAGGGCGTGGCGCAGCACGCCCGGCGAGAGCATGCGGGCGCCGTCGATCATGATCGCGACATGGCTGCCACGGGCCTGGGCGGCGCCGAAGTTGATGGCATGGACCGGCGTACGCTCGGTCTCGTTGCGGTGGAAATAACGCACGTTGCCCGCGTGCCGGGTGGCGCGCTCGCGCCCCAGCAAACGGTCGGAATGGTTTTCGACGACGATGACTTCATAGTCTCGTTCGTTCACGCCGTGCTGATAGGCAGGGCTGAGCGAATGCAGCGTCTTGTCGGCCTGCTCGGGCATCTTGTAGACGATGACCACGACGCTCAGGCGCGGCGCGCGACGAAAGATGGGCATGACACAACCCCCGGGTCAATCTGCGATGGCTTTGAGAGCCTGGTACACGGCGATCAGCTCGGGCGCGAGTTGCTCGTCGCCGTGCCGATGATGTTTGAGTTCGGAGCTGAAGAAGCGCTCGGCCGCTGGTGGCTGCAGGCCGAATCCGCGCAGCACCTCGTCCAGTTGGTGGTGCAGGCTGTCCTCGTCCTGGTCAAAACACAGCACCGGGAATTTCACCCGGCCGTGCAGTTCCAGCAGGCAGCGGTTGTAGGCCAGCCACAGGCCCAGGGCCTGTTCGCGTGGCATACCACCGCGGGCCTGGAGAGAATCGGCGACCGCAGACGGATGACGGAAGATTCCGACGAAGCGCAGCTCCGGGATCAGCTTCTGCCAGCCTTCAACCGCCAGGAGGGCGCGTGGGTCCTTGAAGCCCCAGCGGCTCACGCCATCGTAACCGGCGATCAGCTCGCGGGCGGCTGCATACTCCGCCTCGGTCCATTGCGGCGCGACAGTGGGCGGGTTGTCCCAGGCGTGGCCACGGGCAGCCAGCATCGCGTCATGGAACGCGACGATATCGGTGTTCTCGCGGTTGCCCTTGAGATTGTGGGGGTTCCAGGTACTGTGCTTGCCCAGCTCCAGGCCCGCCTCCTGCAAGGAGCCGGTGAGGAAACTGGTGCCGCTACGGTGCATACCGACCACCATGAGAACCAGGTCTTCCGTGGTCCGGGAGGCTTTTCGGGAAGTGCCGAACAAAACATCGAATAGGCGCATACCAGCTCTTTTTTCTTATGTTTGGGCGATGATCCGCACAGATTGCGCCGCATTCGCACGCAGGCTTGCTGCTGCGCATTGTGTTTAAATACCCCACCCTTTTCAATCCAACAAGAACGACATGAAGCACAGGGACATCATTCTTTTCGGCGTCTATAGCGACTTGCGCACCGAAGTGGCGCGACGCTTTCTGGGGTTTCTCTGGTGGATCCTCGAGCCCGTGATGTACATGGGCGCCTTCTACATCGTCTTCGGCCTGGCGCTGGGCCACAGCCGTCCAGGCTATGTCCCGCTGCTGCTCAGCGGCATGGTGGCCTGGAAATGGTTCGACGGCTCGGTGCGCCAGGCCAGCAACTCCATCCAGGGCAACGCCGGGCTGATCCAGCAGATCCACGTGCCCAAGTACGTATTCGCGCTGATTCCGGTACTGAGCAATACCTTCAAGTTCCTGATCATCCTGACCCTGCTGATCGTGTCGCTGCTGTTCGCCGGCTACCGTCCATCGCTGGAATGGCTGGCACTGCCGGTGCTCATCCTCAACCAGTTGCTGTTCACCATCGGCTTCGGCTTCCTGCTGGCCGCGGTGCTGCCCTTCGTGCCGGACCTGCGCCAGGTGGTGGACAACCTCCTGATGCTGATGATGTTCATGTCCGGGGTGTTCTTCAGCATCCATGAGATTCCCGCGTCCATGGCCCCGCTGCTGAACCTCAATCCGATGACCGTGATGATCACCGCCTTCCGTGACGTGCTGTTGCACAACCAGTGGCCGGCCTGGGGCGAACAGCTCTACGTGCTGGCCACCGCCCTGCCGCTGCTTGGCATGGCGCTGTGGATACTGCACCGCAACGAGCGCAAATACCCCAAGCTGTTGTTCTGAGGTGAAGCATGTCCGGTGATCTGATTCTCCAGGCCGAGCACGTCGGGCTGTCGTACCGGCAGCGGGTCGGCATGCTGCGCTACGAGTCCTTCTGGGCGCTGCAGGATGTCAGCTTCGAGCTCTACGAGGGCGAGACCCTTGGCGTGATCGGCAACAACGGCGCGGGCAAGAGCACCTTGCTGCGCATGATCGCCGGGATCGTCGACCCCGACCGCGGCACCCTGATCCGCCACAAGCCACTGACCGCCAGCCTGCTGGCCCTGAACGTGGGCTTCAAGCCGGAGCTGTCCGGGCGCGACAACGTCGTCATCAGCGGCCTGCTGCTGGGCATGCCTCGCGACAGCATCCGCCGGCAGATGGATGACATCCGCGAATTCAGCGACCTGGGCGACTTCTTCGAGCGTCCGGTGGGCACCTACTCCACCGGTATGCGCGCGCGTCTGGGCTTTGCCGTGGCGATCCATGCCGATCCGGACATTCTGCTGATCGACGAAGTGCTCGGCGTGGGGGACCAGACCTTCCGCGAGAAATCCCACGCCGCCATGAAGGCCAAGATCAAGCAAGGCAAGACTGTGATCCTGGTCTCGCACAGCATGGAAGCGATCAAGGAGCTATGTCATCGGGCGCTCTGGATCGAACGAGGGCGATCGGTCCTGTGCGGCGAGGCCGGTGAGGTCGTCGGCCAGTACTATGAGGCTGTCCGAATTGCCGTTCGCGACATGCAGAGACTCGAACGCGAGCAGTCAGCCAAACGGCAGAATCTCGAGCCTACACAATGACAGCCGGCGGGCTCAGTGATGCCCGCCGCCGTTCTGCTCGAAGGTCTCGATCAGCGCAACCTGCATCCGCGAGTGCACGCGGATGAACCAGCGCCAGAACACCGCGATCACCAGCGCGGCAATCAGTGCCACCACCACCAGTAGCTCGCCCGGCGGCAGGATGCTCGAACTGAGCGCCGCCAGCAGCAGCATCATGCCGCCCAGCGACAGCAGCGGGATCAGCTCGGAAATCACCCGGCGCACGCGGGCCGTATGGCGGCCGGCGCTTTCCGCCTTCACGCCCATCTCCGCCAGCAGCATCGCCAGCGCCTTGAGCTTGCGGTAGGCGGCGATCAGGAACGGCAGCGACAGCAGCAGCGCAGCGCCCCAGATCAGCGCCTTGTGCAGCGCTTCGGGCTCGACGAACTGCGCCAGCCACTGGCCGATCTGCCCGGCGAAAAACGCCAGGCCGAAGAAGATGCCGATCACCAGCGTCAGGTTGACCCCGACCTGCAGCAGGATGCGACGGATCAGGCTGGCGAGGATCGCCTTGTCGCCGCGCGGCTTGATGCTGCGCAGCCATTCGCCGTACAGGCTGAACACGCGCACCATGGGCGACGGCAGGCTGCGGCCCAGGTACAGCGCCAGCGGGTCGGCGGAGCGGATCAGGTAAGGCGTCAGCAGCGTGGTGATGGCCGACACGCCGACCACCACCGGG includes these proteins:
- a CDS encoding sulfotransferase family protein, giving the protein MHRSGTSFLTGSLQEAGLELGKHSTWNPHNLKGNRENTDIVAFHDAMLAARGHAWDNPPTVAPQWTEAEYAAARELIAGYDGVSRWGFKDPRALLAVEGWQKLIPELRFVGIFRHPSAVADSLQARGGMPREQALGLWLAYNRCLLELHGRVKFPVLCFDQDEDSLHHQLDEVLRGFGLQPPAAERFFSSELKHHRHGDEQLAPELIAVYQALKAIAD
- a CDS encoding ABC transporter permease, translating into MKHRDIILFGVYSDLRTEVARRFLGFLWWILEPVMYMGAFYIVFGLALGHSRPGYVPLLLSGMVAWKWFDGSVRQASNSIQGNAGLIQQIHVPKYVFALIPVLSNTFKFLIILTLLIVSLLFAGYRPSLEWLALPVLILNQLLFTIGFGFLLAAVLPFVPDLRQVVDNLLMLMMFMSGVFFSIHEIPASMAPLLNLNPMTVMITAFRDVLLHNQWPAWGEQLYVLATALPLLGMALWILHRNERKYPKLLF
- a CDS encoding ABC transporter ATP-binding protein yields the protein MSGDLILQAEHVGLSYRQRVGMLRYESFWALQDVSFELYEGETLGVIGNNGAGKSTLLRMIAGIVDPDRGTLIRHKPLTASLLALNVGFKPELSGRDNVVISGLLLGMPRDSIRRQMDDIREFSDLGDFFERPVGTYSTGMRARLGFAVAIHADPDILLIDEVLGVGDQTFREKSHAAMKAKIKQGKTVILVSHSMEAIKELCHRALWIERGRSVLCGEAGEVVGQYYEAVRIAVRDMQRLEREQSAKRQNLEPTQ
- a CDS encoding glycosyltransferase family A protein produces the protein MPIFRRAPRLSVVVIVYKMPEQADKTLHSLSPAYQHGVNERDYEVIVVENHSDRLLGRERATRHAGNVRYFHRNETERTPVHAINFGAAQARGSHVAIMIDGARMLSPGVLRHALDAFRLAPEAAVSVPGYHIGHKLQQVAVNEGYNEDAEQVLLQSIEWPSNGYRLFDIAVLSGSCQGGFFQANYESNFIAMSMRKWRALGGVNPRYNDFGGGNANLDLYKRLLEYPDTPFYLLYSEGSFHQFHGGVTTGTLREERERVYKLLDQQDIQIRGENRNPPSVRPILLGTVHPHIFRFLDHSLSRVKSA